One stretch of Pyrenophora tritici-repentis strain M4 chromosome 4, whole genome shotgun sequence DNA includes these proteins:
- a CDS encoding Carboxypeptidase C (cathepsin A), giving the protein MLTKSVATPLLALSSLVSQVSAVSKRHWTKRSDAMYLPKDTTDFKTATAPNNVKIRYKNPGICETTPGVNSYSGYVDLTPNIHVFFWFFESRSNPASDPFTLWLNGGPGADSLIGLFEENGPCSVDKNLTVTSNPNSWNNVSNMLYISQPVGVGFSYQKEGVGSLNEYTGDFLYNSTRNPADGRYPILDPLNEGTIDTTDLAAAATWNVFQALLATIPKFDAKIGALNHSREFNLFTESYGGHYGPTFYSYFEKQNAKIQNGSIPGFPMNFNSLGIINGIIDEAVQAESYPEFAMNNTYGIKAYNDTVYSFAKFANNMYNGCVAQIANCRAAAEGNASHYHTDARITPEQLTTGVKAICSEAQSMCRDNVEAPYYYYSGRGTYDIRFQYDSAQPISGRIDYLNLPYVQEALGVTVNYTELNGAIYYAFQGTGDWIFPNFRLDLEYLLNKGVRVSLAYGDADYICNWFGGEAISLALEYKHSAEFRAAGYQAMMVDGTEYGEVRQYGNFSFARIYEAGHEIPYYQPLAALAYFNRTLNHYDIATGEITVTANLTSSGPSKAQHTESYRPMLSSIPPNVATPIYPTPTPA; this is encoded by the exons GCCATGTATCTGCCAAAAGACACTACAGACTTCAAGACTGCTACCGCCCCTAATAATGTTAAGATTCGGTACAAGAACCCTGGAATATGCGAGACTACGCCTGGTGTTAATAGCTATTCTGGCTATGTGGACCTCACACCCAAC ATCCACGTTTTCTTTTGGTTCTTCGAATCGCGTAGCAACCCAGCTTCAGACCCCTTCACCTTGTGGTTGAATGGAGGACCTGGAGCTGACTCGCTCATTGGACTCTTTGAGGAAAACGGGCCGTGCTCCGTCGATAAGAACCTTACGGTTACATCGAACCCTAACAGCTGGAATAACGTTTCAAACATGTTGTACATCTCTCAGCCTGTTGGTGTTGGTTTCAGTTACCAGAAGGAAGGTGTTGGTAGCCTCAACGAGTACACCGGCGACTTCCTTTATAACTCCACCCGTAACCCTGCTGATGGCCGATACCCAATCTTGGATCCATTGAACGAGGGCACTATTGATACTACCGATCtcgccgctgctgccacatGG AACGTCTTCCAGGCTCTTCTAGCCACCATTCCCAAGTTCGATGCTAAGATTGGAGCTCTCAACCATTCCAGGGAATTCAACCTCTTCACCGAGTCGTATGGAGGTCACTATGGCCCTACCTTCTACAGCTATTTCGAGAAGCAGAACGCCAAAATTCAGAACGGAAGCATCCCTGGTTTCCCCATGAACTTCAACTCGCTTGGTATAATCAACGGCATAATCGACGAGGCCGTCCAGGCTGAATCGTACCCTGAATTTGCAATGAACAATACCTACGGAATCAAGGCTTATAACGACACCGTCTACAGCTTCGCCAAATTTGCAAACAACATGTACAACGGCTGTGTCGCACAAATCGCTAATTGCCGCGCTGCTGCCGAAGGCAATGCGAGCCACTACCACACTGACGCGCGCATTACCCCAGAACAACTGACTACTGGTGTCAAGGCGATCTGCAGCGAAGCTCAAAGCATGTGCCGTGACAATGTCGAAGCGCCTTACTACTATTACAGTGGTCGTGGCACCTACGACATCCGCTTTCAGTACGACAGCGCGCAGCCCATTTCTGGCAGAATAGACTACCTCAATTTGCCATATGTCCAGGAGGCGCTCGGTGTGACGGTGAACTATACAGAGTTGAATGGCGCAATCTATTACGCTTTCCAAGGCACTGGTGATTGGATATTCCCCAACTTCAGGCTCGATCTTGAGTACCTGCTCAACAAGGGTGTACGCGTTAGCCTGGCATATGGCGACGCTGACTACATCT GTAACTGGTTCGGTGGCGAAGCCATCAGTCTAGCACTCGAGTACAAACACAGCGCCGAGTTCCGCGCCGCCGGCTACCAAGCCATGATGGTCGATGGCACAGAATACGGCGAGGTACGCCAGTACGGCAACTTCAGCTTTGCGCGCATTTACGAGGCTGGTCATGAGATTCCTTACTACCAGCCTCTCGCTGCTCTGGCCTACTTCAACCGTACCCTCAACCACTACGACATCGCCACTGGTGAAATTACTGTCACTGCAAACCTTACCTCTAGTGGGCCCTCAAAAGCTCAGCATACGGAATCTTACAGGCCGATGCTTAGTTCGATCCCTCCGAACGTCGCGACGCCGATTTACCCAACGCCTACTCCGGCTTAG